The Vairimorpha necatrix chromosome 1, complete sequence genome contains a region encoding:
- a CDS encoding U6 snRNA-associated Sm-like protein yields the protein MNPEKKELVDKSKIPLFGNLSKFRNKIVTVVFTNNVKITGILISYDYTSNLILEKYNKWEYGKRVLCLGRSLSLISLGSSTIM from the coding sequence ATGAATCCAGAGAAAAAGGAGCTAGTCGATAAATCCAAAATTCCTTTGTTCGGAAATCTGAgcaaatttagaaataaaattgtgactgttgtttttacaaataatgTGAAGATTACAGGGATTTTGATCTCCTACGACTACAcatcaaatttaatattagaaaaatataataaatggGAATATGGGAAAAGAGTTTTATGTTTAGGAAGAAGTTTGTCATTAATATCATTAGGGAGTAGCACAATAATGTGA
- a CDS encoding vesicle-associated membrane protein, with product MKDIKITPNSFIKINKNSLFGLLKVSNTSKERKAFKIKTTRPKDYLVKPSIGILEPQEEVVIEINILENYKIDESHKFAVEIYEVNWRQNNETLKRYLKSTQIAPMIIHRLGVEYEGNKIEEHENTRGNQIIPYLCVIYLFIIFLLIIYRNITNNDKEM from the coding sequence ATGAaagacataaaaattactCCGAATTCCTtcatcaaaataaataaaaattctttattcGGCCTTTTGAAGGTATCAAACACCAGTAAAGAAAGAAAGGCCTTTAAAATCAAGACAACCCGCCCTAAAGATTATTTAGTAAAACCCAGTATTGGGATTTTAGAGCCACAAGAAGAAGTTGtaatagaaataaatattctagaaaattataaaattgacGAGTCGCACAAATTCGCGGTCGAAATTTACGAAGTCAATTGGAGGCAAAATAATGAAACActaaaaagatatttaaaatctacACAGATCGCGCCAATGATCATCCATAGATTGGGGGTAGAATATGAAggaaataaaatagaagaaCATGAAAACACAAGGGGAAATCAAATAATTCCTTATTTGTgtgttatatatttatttataatattcttattaataatatatagaaatataacaaataatgataaagaaatgtaa
- a CDS encoding TRAMP complex RNA-binding subunit, which translates to MGTKKILDFSKYIDGFEVVNLEDEEVKKLINDDNLNIYNIFSSLYHSKFEKVPEGVNTEGIKYKVAKCTEACLYCTRDHLASDCPYVICKKCGERGHLSKKCNNKQTESKSTLCKKCAFASHSVFDCPAVYREYKIDKEIEEVKKTCGNCAGEHFVNDCPSSLESSRFSIFDEKYLQHMKNSRKKE; encoded by the coding sequence ATGGGCACGAAGAAAATCTTGGATTTCTCCAAATATATTGACGGCTTTGAAGTTGTTAATTTAGAAGACGAAGAAGtcaaaaaattgataaatgatgataatttaaatatttacaatatttttagttctTTATACCACagtaaatttgaaaaagtACCAGAGGGAGTAAATACTGAaggaataaaatataaagtagCAAAATGTACAGAAGCGTGTTTATACTGCACAAGAGATCACTTAGCTTCAGATTGTCCTTATGTCATCTGTAAGAAATGTGGAGAAAGAGGACATTTAAGTAAGAAAtgtaataataaacaaacagAAAGTAAATCAACCCTGTGTAAAAAATGCGCATTTGCTTCGCACTCCGTGTTCGACTGTCCTGCTGTTTATagagaatataaaattgacAAAGAGATTGaagaagtaaaaaaaacttgtGGGAATTGTGCGGGTGAACATTTTGTGAATGACTGCCCGTCCTCGCTTGAAAGCAGTAGATTTTCAATATTCGATgagaaatatttacaacACATGAAAAATTCTCGCAAAAAGGAATAA
- a CDS encoding serine/threonine-protein phosphatase has translation MVIEINIDKIIDKLLSVKNSKMGRNVNLLEQEIVYLCKTTQEIIKNQATFLELKAPIKICGDTHGQYYDLLKLFEYGGFPPTSNYLFLGDYVDRGKQSIETICLLMAYKIKYPDNFFLLRGNHECASINKIYGFYDECKRRYDVRLWNLFTECFNYLPIAALVDSKILCMHGGISPDLKSLNQIKNIARPTDIPDSGLLCDLLWADPEPAISGWGYNDRGVSVTFGADIVEDFLETQNLDLICRAHQVVEDGYEFFASRSLVTIFSAPNYCGEFDNCGAIMNVNKDLVCSFQILKPRVFGDEDKKDN, from the coding sequence ATGGTCATCGAAATAAACATAGACAAAATTATAGACAAACTTCTTAGTGTAAAGAACAGTAAAATGGGAagaaatgtaaatttattagaGCAGGAAATAGTTTACTTATGTAAAACCACacaagaaattataaaaaatcaagcGACTTTTCTCGAATTAAAAGCtcctataaaaatatgtggTGACACACATGGCCAATATTACGATCTTCTTAAACTTTTTGAATATGGTGGATTTCCGCCTACTAGTAATTATCTCTTTTTAGGCGACTATGTTGACAGAGGCAAACAGTCAATTGAGACAATTTGTCTACTCATGGcttacaaaattaaatatccTGACAATTTCTTTCTGCTGCGAGGAAACCACGAATGCGCTagcataaataaaatttacggCTTCTATGACGAGTGTAAAAGAAGGTACGACGTTAGGTTATGGAATTTATTTACagaatgttttaattatttgcCTATAGCAGCTTTAGTtgattctaaaattttatgtatgCACGGCGGAATATCGCCAGATTTGAAAAGtttaaatcaaataaaaaacatagcGCGCCCCACTGACATTCCAGACTCGGGGTTATTGTGCGATTTATTGTGGGCCGACCCAGAGCCTGCTATTTCTGGCTGGGGGTACAATGACAGAGGAGTGTCAGTTACATTTGGCGCTGATATAGTAGAAGATTTCCTTGAGACACAAAATTTAGATCTTATTTGTAGAGCTCATCAAGTAGTTGAAGATGGTTATGAGTTTTTTGCATCTAGATCTTTAGTGACAATATTTTCAGCACCAAATTATTGTGGagaatttgataattgCGGAGCTATAATGAATGTTAATAAAGATCTTGTATGTTcatttcaaatattaaagcCTAGAGTATTTGGAGatgaagataaaaaagataattaa
- a CDS encoding eukaryotic translation initiation factor 2A (IFA2A) translates to MPVLAHSSNDLILDIFDKKITIKNVDKFVINNNILVYNVNDDLYRFDLSNLKALSSILKNSSLCKLSTSIHELKLSKNGSKIGLLLRNLDLFVFSNSQLVLTKSKINSFNISDNLVGYETDNDFILQDINTKEVIHKSPYNYQSFFVFNEFAILATTKRKNNNDEDEFKLYKVDKEGINEFGSFNSLVNIQCKSNSNENFVLLNLSTSYVKNSYFASTILYLYDAIKNTFLRVNKLTNILDFTFISDGFCVVYGNQPSYVTCFDYEFNIIDKFPKGIRNRIYLNHQESYVVTAGFEQLAGNVEVFEKNSKEKFFTANELGASKIEWDTTGSYYYVSTLKYLKEDNRVSKYDYFGRLIATENFECLHDAAVFGPIEKFEILKKPEEKIVEKREEVYVPSILKGKSTFKVTAPVPKIKHKLHETEEELIQKISNIEMLKKRLENNEKLEIEELNLILNEGKIKKKLDFIQKNKK, encoded by the coding sequence ATGCCTGTACTAGCACATTCTTCAAATGACTTAATTcttgatatttttgataagaaaattactataaaaaatgtagaCAAGTTTGTTATAAATAACAACATATTAGTGTACAATGTAAATGATGATCTTTACAGATTTGAtctttcaaatttaaaagctCTCTCTtctattttgaaaaattcaaGTTTGTGCAAGTTATCAACTAGTATTCACGAATTGAAATTGTCTAAAAATGGCTCGAAGATCGGCCTCCTCCTTAGaaatttagatttatttgtCTTCTCAAATTCTCAACTTGTTTTGAcgaaatcaaaaattaatagtTTCAATATTTCAGACAATCTTGTAGGTTATGAAACAGACAATGATTTTATACTTCAAGATATTAATACAAAAGAGGTAATTCATAAATCTCCTTATAATTATCAATCATTCTTTGTTTTCAATGAATTTGCAATTTTAGCTACGACAAAACGGAAAAATAATAACGACGAAGACGAAtttaaattgtataaaGTTGATAAAGAAGGAATTAATGAATTTGGCTCATTTAATTCTCTCGTAAATATTCAATGCAAGTCCAATtctaatgaaaattttgtattattGAATCTTTCGACCTCTTACGTAAAAAACTCATATTTTGCATCGAcaattttgtatttgtaCGACGCAATCAAAAATACATTCTTAAGAGTTAATAAATTGACgaatattttagattttacatttatttcTGATGGGTTCTGTGTTGTGTATGGCAATCAGCCTTCATATGTTACATGTTTTGATTACGAATTTAATATCATAGATAAGTTCCCTAAAGGCATTAGAAATCGAATTTATCTTAATCATCAGGAATCTTACGTTGTTACTGCTGGTTTCGAGCAATTGGCTGGAAATGTCGAAGttttcgaaaaaaattcaaaagaaaaattttttactgcCAATGAATTAGGTGCTAGTAAAATAGAATGGGATACAACAGGTAGTTATTATTATGTATCcacattaaaatatttaaaagaagataataGAGTATCAAAATATGATTATTTTGGTAGATTAATAGCTAcagaaaattttgaatGTTTACACGATGCTGCAGTTTTTGGACCTATTGAAAAgtttgaaatattaaaaaaaccaGAAGAAAAGATTGTCGAGAAGCGGGAAGAAGTTTATGTTCcttctattttaaaaggGAAATCTACTTTTAAAGTCACAGCACCAGTCCCTAAGATTAAACATAAGTTACATGAGACAGAAGAAGAActaattcaaaaaatttctaatattgaaatgttaaaaaagaGGTTAGAAAATAACGAGAAGCTTGAAATTgaagaattaaatttaattttgaatgAAGGGAAAATTAAGAAGAAATTGgattttattcaaaaaaataaaaaataa